The sequence ATCTGTTGTTCCTGTTGGACTGCATTACGATCGACTTTTTTTCCTTGtgttcgcggcgcctccgagCTCCAAGGCTGGTTGTTGTTTTGTTGTCTTTTTAGTGCAGCAGCCCCCTCAATATCCAGAAGCACACCAGCTGCCTGCTGGCCACCCATGACCGCGATTTTCGCGTTCGGCCACGTGAATAGAAATCGCGGGTCATATGCTCTTCCGCACATGCCATAGTTTCCGGCACCGAAAGAGGCTCCGACTATAAGGGTCAGCTTCGGCCAAGGGAAGCAGGACACGGCCGTGACAAGCTTCGCACCGTGCTTCGCGATTCCTGCGTGCTCCGCTGCCCTCCCCACCATGAAGCCCGTGATGTTCTGCATGAACAGCAGAGGCAGTCCTCTCTGTGCACAAATCTGGATGAAGTGTGCCCCTTTCAGAGCGCTGTCCGGAAGAAGAACGCCGTTGTTTGCCACTACGCCAATCGGAAATCCACTTAGATGAGCAAAGCCGCATGCCAGAGTTGTTCCGTACAAAGGCTTGAACTCGGCGAATGCAGACCTGTCTAGGATGCAAGCCAGTATGCGTCGAATGTCTGTTGGCTGGCGGAAGTTGCATGGCGCTAGGTCGTTCAGTATGTCCGGTGGAAGGAGTGGATCATTGACACCACTGCCCACCGAAGACGAGCCACGTAGAAGTGAAGCAACCGAAGTGCATTCTGCAGTAACCGAGTACACACGAAAAATACGCCTCCGCAGTAGCTTTGAAAGTGCCGTCATCGGGCAGAACTGTCGCTTCACTATCTACAGGCAGATGTGTTGCATATGGCGTTTTCGCCCTTACACTGAAACCATCACTACACGAGCTGATAGGACATTCTCCGATACGAGTTATACACAGCGCTGACGTGACTTGCTTTAGGAGTACCGATAAACCCGTGTCGCATTCCATAGGCTGACGTATTGCCCTCATATCAGAGCATGGGTAGAAAAACGTGACACCATGCCGCTAGAAGTGATTGAGATCGGCACATGCTTTCACCCAGTGCGTTCGCCGAAGACATACGGCTGTCGCAAACATTTTGGAAACTTGAGTGGACGGGGATTGAAGCGACAGCCCTGCGTGTGAGCTCTATCGCGTGCCTTTCATCTTCGGCGTAATGGTCTGCCACTCCGGATATCCTGCAGTGCACGCCTGCGCCACCAAGCTCATCTCTTCCAATAACCTCTCCTGTAGCTGCTTTGACTAGGGGGGGCCCAGCAAGGAAAATAGCACCCCTCCCTTTTAAGAGGATCGCTTCATCTGCCATGGCAGGTACATAGGCTCCTCCTGCTGTGCAGCTGCCGAGGACTACGGCAATTTGGGGAATTCCTTGAGAGGACATAGTGGCCTGATTGAAGAATATGCGACCGAAGTGTAGCTTGTCCGGGAACACCTCGTCCTGCCTGGACAGGTTTGCTCCTCCACTATCCACTAAGTAAATGCAGGGGAGCTGATTTTCATTCGCAATTTCCTGAGCCCGCAAGCGCTTTTTCACGGTAATGGGAAAGTAAGCGCCCCCCTTTACGGTGGGGTCATTTGCGACGACCATACACATCCTGCCTGAAACGAGACCAATGCCTGTAACGATTCCACCACACGCTACGTCGTCTCTGGGAGTGTACAGCTCATGACCTGCCAGCTGTGACAGCTCCAGAAAAGGGCTTCCTCTGTCCAACAAGAGATCGATTCGGGTCCGCACTGGCAGCTTGCCTTCTCTGAACAGACGCTTTTGGGCCTCTGGCCCTCCGCCAGATACAGCCTTCCTCACGGCAGCATTGAGTTCCTCGATGTAGACTGCCATCCGTCTTCTGTTCTCTTCAGACGAAGCTGGAGGCCGTCTGCGCTGTACCGATCCGCCATGCCCGTGAGCAGGAGTATCGCAGCTTGTGCTGCACTGTTGCGCATCAGCCAACAATGGTAAAGTACTGAAAACAGTGCTTCGCGCTTTCGCGGTCGCTGTGTTCCTTCCAAACAGCAAGAGTTTCGAGGAGTGTTCTGTATGATTAGCGGATGCTCCAGTGTGCACAGGAGTTCGTGCCTTCTCGTCGCCCCTGCCATGCGCCCCGGGCCTCGCACCGGACTTGCCAGACTGGAAGAGTGGACGCGCACTTTTTCCCTGGAAGATACGGCATCCAGTGTGGGCGAAGCCTCCCCATATGCATCTCCCGCCGGGCAAGGCGAAGCTGTTGCAGGACATCGGAAACACTGTCAATCCTCCAGTGGAAGCCGATCCTGCCGAGTGCCGCAGCGTTCTTTCATAAAGACACCCTTCCCCCGATCTGACACTTGACGGCACACAACCAATCCTAGTGTCAATGTATCTCGTCCAAAAACTTAGAAGACGCCCACGGTTCCGCACACCAGCCCAGGTCCGGCTGAAGGCCGAGGCAAAGCTGAACATCGCGGCTGCACACCTGAAGCGAGTAGAAGCATAGCAGGAAGGAAGTGACTTGCAGTCTGCTGCATCTCTTGGTGGGGGACTGACACACAATCATATGCCAAAATGGAGCGATAACAAAAATGAAATGCTGAGTAATGACTCAGTGGTGGGTTGCAGACCATGCGGAGGGAAGCTCCTAGCTGACACGGTCCAATGACGACAAGTTTTACAGGTTTGTGCACATGCTGGTGAGGTCCATAAAGCGATGAAAAAGAAGCTTTCAGCTAGTAGGGTGCCACTGCACGATAAGCATGTGCGCATGGCCAGGAACTGGGGAACAGCTAGCTGCCCCTGTGACAGATGCGAGTCTAAATCCTGATGTGGAGCACTTCGAGGGACGTGGAGAAGAGGGAAAGCAACGACTGCTGCAGAGCCCCTTGCACGCACTGGTTCATCCAACTAAAAGCTCTGGTACGCTGCAACCCACACAGCGGACAGGGGGATTAGGCGCAACTTCACAAGCTGGGACCTTCTTCCGGCACGAGGGAGAGACAACTGTCTTGCACAGAGAGCCATCGGGGTCTGGTCGGTAGGAACCGGACCCGTGGATTGTCGCGGACTCGCTGAAGGGGCTCTCCATTTGTCTCGACACAGAGATATTGATTCTTGAGACGACATTAGAATACTGGCCGGAGTATTAAAGATGTGTGCTTTGCGAAGAGTATCTTCTCCTCTCAGGCTTCAACGCAATAGCTCTATTTCGCGTGGAAAAACCTTGGGATACTATACGCTGCACCCTTTCAGCCTACACAGAAGCTCCGACACTTGTCACAAGAATCCGTGCGCACGCGCAATGAACACCCGGGTTGAAGGTTTCCCTCAGACAAGTGAAACACATTCATCCCCTGGTTTCCCCGGCTGACATGCAGCGGCACCAAGCGAAATCGCAGGCACCACTGCCCTGTCTCATAGAAGCAAGAACTTCccttgacaagcattaatagatttatataaacggCCCTCTTGAGTGTGTGTGTTTACTTCACACCTGTGACTATTCttccgcagcgagcgaaaCAAGCAACTACCTCACCAAACTTGTTGCACCAAGGAGGGAGCCCTGTTGAGACTTCACAAACGGAATAGATGTCCGATGAAGTATCGGAAGCTTCTCTGGCGCACGTCCCGTGGCGCGTCCACGCACGAACAGCTTCCCACGCAAACCACAGAGGCCATACAAAGCACTTTTAAGCATTTAGCATCCTGTCATTCAGACTTGTCTTTGAAAGCCGACTCCAACTGCAGTCTGCTTTGAGGTTCCCGTATTGGACAACTGACCTCTTTTGCGTTGCTTTCTGTCTTTCGTTCTTCCCTTATTCGCCCATAATCAAGTGTGTGCTTGAGGATTGTGCTGATTCTCGTTGCTGCTTGCATAGTCAGATGAAATACATGAGTGGCTCAACACTCTGTCTGCCTTCCACATCAAGCATCAAACACTTGGATGGCTCCTCGCTGAGTTCTTTCTTCGCCGTTCTCGGGATATCGGCTTGTGTACTTCCGTGGAATTCCTCTGTTCTTGTTGACGGCCCCTTTTCTCTTGCTCGTCGCCAGCTTTCCAAAAAAGCGTGGCGATGGTATGCACTACCTGGAGCTTTGGGTCGACTGACCCTCCCTGTATCCCCACGATTTGGGCAGGACCATGCAGTTTCGCCCTCCATTCTGCGACTCGCAGACGACctcggctgcgcaggcgtttCAACATTCGTGCCTCGTGCCGTCCGCAACGAACACTGAAGTGggcgtctctttttctcgaCTATGCCACACTTCTTGACTACTCTTCGCTTGCAGAGGACAGCGCCCGGTGTACCGTCAGGTGTCATGCCTTTAAAAGCCCAAAGCAGGTTCCGAGGGAGCGTGCGCACCGGCATGTATACTCTTTGGAACTGCTCGTTATTTCCAAACGTTTAAGGATCTTGACAAGCTTTGACAGGTTCGTCACAGCAGTAGGTCCGCGCGACTGCCACCAGGCGTACGCCTGTCTTAAGGCGTGAGGTCGGAAGACAAGCACAGGTGCCCGATCGGGTAACTCGCGGAACACTAGGACGCACAGACTAAAAGAGGCACAGACTGCCTAACCATATTCCTCTACTTTGCTCTTTCCAGCCTCCTccgtctgtcgccgccgaACAATCCACAGGAGCGGCGCGTTGGTCACTggggcagacgcgcggccaCTAGCGAGTCGCTGCCCTGAAGTCTCCTCACTTCGAGCCCTAAACTCCATGGAAGCCGCTTCTTTTCGAGACACCGAAACTGGCTGGTGCCGCCTTCCGTCACGTCGCGCGGACACGCAGCCTCGAGCCTCACCTGACGGGCTTGACCCCCGCGCCTGGGCCCCCAAAGCCTCTAAGTCCCTGGCCTTCTTGGTCGGCGGCAGAGCTGGGAGAAACGGAAGGGACCTCGGGTGAAAGTCTTCGCTGCTGGACGCTCTGTCAGAAGTGCACAGAAAACACCGGAACTGCCTCCTTCGAAGCATGGCCCCTCGCAAACCGCCTAGGCAGCGGGAGTCTGAATGGGCGCATGAATTGCActcgcgctcttcgtctcgcttcttcgcctccgcacaCTTTTCCATTCGCTTGCGCCCCCGCGGAGCACGCGTGTGACTGTTTTCTTCCTTGCTTCATCCTTACGAAAGTTCTGAGCTgtgctccttctcgcgctttgAGTACTCTGCCCTTCACTGCAGCTCTTCTGACCCAACAATTTGATCGAGCCTCTTGCGCTCCTTTCTCCCGACAAGTTTTCCGCTATGCTCTCCCTTCTCGCTAGCGCGTGCCCGTCCTGCTGCCTGAACCGTCAGCGACCTGCTCCTCTTCAGTTCGAGGCCCTTCCTTCCCCTCCTCTGCGACTcaccgcgcctgcgcccacCTTCGGCCGACGGACGAgctgcgccctcgtcgccctttCACAGGCTCGTTTTTGCGCTGAAACGAGAAAAACGCAGGGGCTCCAGCGACTTGGAGGGCAAGGCCCTCTGACTGCAttccgcctgcgccctcctGCCCACGTTgaccgccgcgcggagggtCTACGCCGCTGCAACCGCGGAGACCGTGTCCTGCTTTCCCGCCGTCGTGCTCGCAGCCTTTCTGCTCCGCGACCCGGAGGCCAGCGCCGTCCCGGTTGGCTCCCgcacctgcgccgccctgcaCGCCCAcgcgctctcgcgtctcgcaAAATTTCACACTCAACCTCTCCTTGCCTCGCAAGCCTTCTACCCCTGCACTGGAGGCGTCTCCAGGCGCGAGACttgcagaagacgaaggcgaatcGAGAAGACGGTGCAGGCTGCTCCGCTGGCGGTTGGTGATCTCCATCAGTtgctcgcgctccttctgtGCAGAGAATCAAACACACGTTCACGCGGCCGAACAATGAAACTAAATGAAACGCTAGAGACGCGGAAATGGACTGCTCTGAGGAATCGGCTCTCGACAAGAGCGACACAGAGCGTGGAAAGCATCTGCACGGAGCCCTGTCGCTCGCCAGAAAACCCGCCCACCGCACACATTTGACACTTCACAGGGCTGTCGAGCCGAAGCTGGCGGGGTCTCATGATACGTGTGGGGGTTTTCACATAAATG is a genomic window of Besnoitia besnoiti strain Bb-Ger1 chromosome IV, whole genome shotgun sequence containing:
- a CDS encoding putative acyl-CoA carboxyltransferase beta chain (encoded by transcript BESB_053010), with product MAVYIEELNAAVRKAVSGGGPEAQKRLFREGKLPVRTRIDLLLDRGSPFLELSQLAGHELYTPRDDVACGGIVTGIGLVSGRMCMVVANDPTVKGGAYFPITVKKRLRAQEIANENQLPCIYLVDSGGANLSRQDEVFPDKLHFGRIFFNQATMSSQGIPQIAVVLGSCTAGGAYVPAMADEAILLKGRGAIFLAGPPLVKAATGEVIGRDELGGAGVHCRISGVADHYAEDERHAIELTRRAVASIPVHSSFQNVCDSQCTSVASLLRGSSSVGSGVNDPLLPPDILNDLAPCNFRQPTDIRRILACILDRSAFAEFKPLYGTTLACGFAHLSGFPIGVVANNGVLLPDSALKGAHFIQICAQRGLPLLFMQNITGFMVGRAAEHAGIAKHGAKLVTAVSCFPWPKLTLIVGASFGAGNYGMCGRAYDPRFLFTWPNAKIAVMGGQQAAGVLLDIEGAAALKRQQNNNQPWSSEAPRTQGKKVDRNAVQQEQQMKMKQSEYERMYDLQSSAIYASARIWDDGVITPQQTRKVLSLAFAAAMQNPKTLMRHGYTNPAYGIFRM